A region from the Halosolutus gelatinilyticus genome encodes:
- a CDS encoding GntP family permease — translation MELLPLQGLEFTHSPLLTFLVGLSMVVLLLVRLDFPAFVGLILAAFSVGVVNAVFVPDFGSAEAATRVAQAFGENMTGIGIPILAAAIIGKSMLESGAAQRVVRGFQNVLGKENSDISLLGSSSVLAIPVFFDSVFYLMAPLARSMRARVGRDYTLFLVVVGAGAATAHVFVPPTPGPLAVADRVNSDLGMTILIGAVTAVPSVILGGLVYGRWINARLDIPLRDTMSTTTEELQEVADKPTSSLPGMFASLAPILVAVGLIGSYTFVDTFADVYAPLEVIQPIVVFLGEKNVALMLAAVVAAYILYSHNDMTSSEWSEELTEALKSGGNIAAITAAGGAFGAMLAASGIGDYLGSALQEFGVGLLVTAWLIAAIVRIAQGSATAAMLTAAGIMAPLVGQLSVHPAYLVMVIGAGGNIFSWYNDSGFWLVKEIGGLTQEETLKTWTVLTTIISVAGLVTTLILSSLFPFA, via the coding sequence ATGGAGCTACTACCGCTACAAGGGTTGGAGTTTACACACAGCCCACTGTTGACATTTCTCGTCGGATTGTCTATGGTCGTTCTCCTCCTCGTCCGACTCGACTTTCCCGCATTCGTCGGGTTGATCCTGGCCGCGTTCAGCGTCGGGGTAGTCAACGCGGTGTTCGTCCCCGATTTCGGCTCGGCCGAGGCCGCGACGAGGGTCGCGCAAGCGTTCGGGGAGAACATGACCGGGATCGGGATTCCGATCCTCGCCGCGGCCATCATCGGAAAATCGATGCTGGAAAGCGGCGCCGCACAGCGCGTCGTCCGCGGGTTCCAGAACGTGCTGGGGAAGGAAAACTCCGACATCTCGTTGCTCGGGAGCAGTTCCGTGCTCGCGATTCCGGTCTTCTTCGACAGCGTGTTCTACCTGATGGCCCCGCTTGCGCGATCGATGCGGGCACGCGTCGGTCGAGACTACACACTGTTCCTGGTCGTTGTCGGGGCCGGCGCGGCGACCGCGCACGTCTTCGTGCCGCCGACGCCCGGTCCGCTCGCGGTCGCGGACCGGGTCAACAGCGACCTCGGCATGACGATCCTCATCGGCGCGGTGACCGCCGTGCCGTCGGTGATCCTCGGCGGCCTCGTCTACGGCCGGTGGATCAACGCCCGCCTCGATATCCCGCTTCGGGACACCATGTCGACGACGACCGAGGAACTGCAGGAGGTCGCCGATAAACCGACGAGTTCGCTACCCGGGATGTTCGCGTCGCTCGCCCCGATCCTCGTCGCCGTCGGCCTCATCGGCTCGTACACCTTCGTCGACACGTTCGCGGACGTCTACGCCCCGCTCGAGGTGATCCAGCCGATCGTCGTCTTCCTCGGCGAAAAGAACGTCGCGTTGATGCTCGCCGCCGTCGTGGCCGCGTACATCCTGTACAGCCACAACGACATGACGTCGAGCGAGTGGAGCGAGGAGCTAACGGAGGCGCTGAAAAGTGGGGGTAACATCGCCGCGATCACGGCCGCCGGCGGCGCGTTCGGTGCGATGCTGGCGGCTTCGGGAATCGGCGACTATCTCGGGAGCGCGCTCCAGGAGTTCGGCGTCGGCCTGCTGGTCACGGCCTGGCTCATCGCCGCGATCGTCCGGATCGCACAGGGATCGGCGACCGCCGCGATGCTGACCGCGGCCGGCATCATGGCGCCGCTCGTTGGCCAGCTGTCAGTCCACCCGGCGTACCTCGTCATGGTCATCGGTGCCGGCGGCAACATCTTCTCGTGGTACAACGACTCCGGGTTCTGGCTCGTCAAGGAGATCGGCGGCCTCACGCAGGAGGAGACGCTGAAGACGTGGACCGTCCTGACGACGATCATCTCGGTGGCCGGGTTGGTGACGACGTTGATCCTCTCGTCGCTGTTCCCGTTCGCGTAG
- a CDS encoding MaoC/PaaZ C-terminal domain-containing protein, with amino-acid sequence MDVSLPPTEGDEYTYERTFDPEDVRAFGELSGDQQAIHTDPDEDGRLIVQGLLTATLPTKIGGDMSYIARIVELEFYRPVFTGETIACTMVVESVAETDDRYEVECSGICTNEADEVVMDGTFDGIVRKDGTDGDDHER; translated from the coding sequence ATGGACGTGTCGCTGCCGCCGACCGAAGGGGACGAATACACCTACGAACGAACCTTCGATCCCGAGGACGTTCGAGCGTTCGGCGAACTGTCGGGGGATCAGCAGGCGATCCACACCGACCCGGACGAGGATGGACGGCTGATCGTACAGGGCCTGCTCACCGCCACGCTGCCGACGAAGATCGGCGGCGACATGAGCTACATCGCTCGCATCGTGGAGCTCGAGTTTTACCGGCCGGTGTTCACGGGCGAGACGATCGCCTGTACGATGGTCGTCGAGTCCGTCGCCGAGACCGACGATCGGTACGAGGTCGAGTGTTCCGGAATCTGCACGAACGAGGCGGACGAGGTGGTCATGGACGGGACGTTCGACGGGATCGTACGCAAGGACGGAACCGACGGCGACGATCACGAACGGTAG
- a CDS encoding Mov34/MPN/PAD-1 family protein encodes MGLLDALFRSNEILGIAEETLEFALESSEASHPNEYMGFLRGTEADRLGLDRDGLVITDVLVVPGTESNSVSATVRTNQIPNDVNALGSVHSHPNGVIRPSSADLDTFGRGSVHIIIGAPYGRSDWKAFDSQGTPTSLNVIDVDLPETEEFFDFTQADIDEELRG; translated from the coding sequence ATGGGGCTGCTCGACGCGCTGTTTCGATCGAATGAGATCCTCGGGATCGCCGAGGAGACCCTCGAGTTCGCCCTCGAATCCTCGGAGGCGTCCCACCCGAACGAGTACATGGGCTTTCTCCGGGGAACCGAGGCCGATCGACTGGGACTCGATCGGGACGGGCTCGTCATCACGGACGTCCTCGTGGTGCCGGGCACCGAGTCCAACAGCGTCAGCGCGACCGTCAGGACGAACCAGATTCCGAACGACGTGAACGCGCTCGGGAGCGTCCACTCCCACCCGAACGGCGTCATCCGGCCGAGCAGCGCTGACCTTGACACGTTCGGCCGCGGGAGCGTTCACATCATCATCGGGGCGCCCTACGGTCGCTCCGACTGGAAGGCCTTCGATTCGCAGGGAACGCCGACGTCTCTGAACGTGATCGACGTCGATCTTCCCGAAACCGAGGAGTTCTTCGACTTTACCCAGGCGGACATCGACGAGGAACTGCGAGGATGA
- a CDS encoding FAD synthase, translating to MTRRVIAQGTFDILHPGHVHYLEEAAAMGDELIVIVARTSNVDHKEAPICPARQRRDVVAALEAVDDAVLGHEEDIFVPVEELDPDVIAIGHDQHHDVDAIEAELERRGVDCRVERASAREPEREDELLSTRLIVDRILERRG from the coding sequence ATGACGCGCCGGGTCATCGCACAGGGGACGTTCGACATCCTCCACCCCGGACACGTCCACTACCTCGAAGAAGCCGCCGCGATGGGCGACGAGCTGATCGTCATCGTCGCCCGCACGTCGAACGTCGACCACAAGGAGGCGCCCATCTGTCCCGCGAGACAGCGCCGGGACGTCGTGGCCGCGCTCGAAGCCGTCGACGACGCGGTTCTCGGCCACGAGGAGGACATTTTCGTCCCGGTCGAGGAACTCGATCCCGACGTGATCGCGATCGGGCACGACCAGCACCACGACGTCGACGCCATCGAAGCCGAACTCGAGCGCCGGGGCGTCGACTGTCGGGTCGAGCGCGCGAGCGCCCGCGAACCCGAACGCGAGGACGAACTCTTATCCACGCGGCTGATCGTCGATCGGATCCTCGAGCGCCGGGGCTGA
- a CDS encoding cohesin domain-containing protein: MTVRKSGPVFAIAVVVIAAAVAIAFVGAAGASDSAAVLEIEPEAAEAPPGETIHVAVEMASDGGYGGAGVERTAIGIEYDPDVLTVETIHRGPWMEQGNETEVVADADVDDEAGYVHIDQRRDPADGGATGNARLVTITFRVAEDADGTESTVAIADVESGLTNNWPLQTFTHDGSVSVSEGADVVDASPPDGPAVVGDANETSGGDGNGDPSAADGEGNDGSAEGTVDSIPSFGITAALVALFVGLFAGGLARRS, from the coding sequence GTGACCGTGCGAAAATCCGGCCCCGTATTCGCGATCGCGGTAGTGGTGATCGCGGCGGCGGTGGCGATCGCGTTCGTCGGCGCGGCCGGCGCCAGCGACAGCGCGGCGGTCTTGGAGATCGAACCGGAGGCCGCCGAAGCGCCACCCGGCGAGACGATCCACGTCGCGGTGGAGATGGCCAGCGACGGCGGCTACGGCGGTGCCGGCGTCGAGCGCACCGCGATCGGAATCGAGTACGACCCCGACGTCCTGACCGTCGAAACGATCCACCGTGGGCCGTGGATGGAGCAGGGGAACGAGACTGAGGTCGTCGCCGACGCGGACGTCGACGACGAAGCGGGCTACGTCCACATCGATCAGCGCCGCGACCCCGCGGACGGTGGCGCGACCGGGAACGCGCGCCTCGTCACGATCACGTTCAGGGTCGCCGAAGACGCCGACGGCACGGAGTCGACGGTGGCCATCGCGGATGTCGAGAGCGGCCTGACCAACAACTGGCCGCTGCAAACGTTCACTCACGACGGATCCGTTTCGGTCTCAGAGGGAGCGGACGTCGTCGACGCGTCGCCGCCGGACGGCCCCGCGGTGGTCGGCGACGCGAACGAGACGAGCGGTGGCGACGGCAACGGCGATCCTAGCGCCGCAGATGGCGAGGGAAACGACGGGAGCGCCGAGGGAACGGTGGACTCGATCCCAAGCTTCGGTATCACCGCCGCCCTCGTCGCCCTCTTCGTCGGCTTGTTCGCCGGCGGACTCGCGCGTCGCTCCTGA
- a CDS encoding DUF7350 domain-containing protein has product MNRRRLLCAGVAIGVASLSAGCFGGDGEDEPDDENESGDENESTNGDENAGFEAMPRVEDPPEAVYLPTHRDGTIMLETRTAGELAISPMLSIPHFFWLMPGPERVDPPATDAVHLMVAIWDPETEVVIPIDSGLTIELAKDGTPIITRSPWPMLSQGMGFHFGDNYEIDGNGRYTATVTVNPMSDVRLTGEFAGRFDERTSATVEFELDEETRRELVDRIERFDEGRWGSRDAVPPMGDRHGEGESSDRDESGDHERGGGHEMPYSSVPPVEALPGRLLGEPTHDDAVYATTLLSPGSRFVDGDEYYLAVSSRTPYNRCVLPQQALSARVARGDETIAETTLRETLDHELHYHYGAPIADLRAGDQVVVSVETPSQAARHQGYETAFRSPGELTFELEEV; this is encoded by the coding sequence ATGAACCGTCGGCGATTGTTGTGCGCAGGCGTCGCGATCGGCGTCGCATCCCTTTCCGCTGGCTGTTTCGGCGGCGATGGCGAGGACGAGCCGGACGACGAGAACGAATCAGGTGACGAGAACGAGTCGACGAACGGCGACGAGAACGCCGGATTCGAGGCGATGCCCCGCGTCGAGGACCCCCCGGAGGCGGTCTACCTCCCTACGCACCGCGACGGCACGATAATGTTGGAGACCCGAACGGCGGGCGAGCTCGCGATCTCACCGATGCTGTCGATTCCGCACTTCTTCTGGCTCATGCCGGGGCCGGAGCGGGTCGATCCGCCGGCGACGGATGCCGTCCACCTGATGGTCGCGATCTGGGACCCAGAAACCGAGGTCGTCATCCCGATCGACTCGGGGCTGACGATCGAACTCGCGAAGGACGGGACGCCCATCATCACCCGGTCGCCGTGGCCGATGCTCTCGCAGGGGATGGGATTTCACTTCGGCGATAACTACGAGATCGACGGGAACGGCCGCTACACCGCCACCGTGACCGTCAACCCGATGAGCGATGTTCGCCTGACCGGTGAGTTCGCCGGCCGGTTCGACGAGCGCACCTCGGCGACCGTCGAGTTCGAACTCGACGAGGAGACCCGCCGAGAACTCGTCGATCGGATCGAACGCTTCGACGAGGGCCGGTGGGGATCGCGGGACGCGGTGCCGCCGATGGGCGATCGTCACGGCGAGGGCGAGTCGTCCGATCGCGACGAGAGCGGCGATCACGAACGGGGAGGAGGACACGAGATGCCTTACTCGTCGGTCCCCCCCGTCGAGGCGCTCCCGGGACGACTGCTCGGCGAGCCGACCCACGACGACGCCGTCTACGCGACGACGCTGCTATCGCCGGGGTCGCGGTTCGTCGACGGCGACGAGTACTACCTGGCAGTCTCCTCCCGGACGCCGTACAACCGCTGCGTCTTGCCACAGCAGGCGCTGTCGGCCCGCGTCGCGCGCGGCGACGAGACGATCGCCGAAACGACGCTCCGAGAGACGCTCGATCACGAGTTGCACTACCACTACGGGGCGCCGATCGCCGATCTGCGGGCGGGTGACCAGGTGGTCGTCTCGGTCGAGACGCCGTCGCAGGCGGCCCGCCACCAGGGGTACGAAACCGCCTTCCGATCGCCGGGTGAACTGACGTTCGAGCTGGAGGAGGTGTGA